Proteins encoded together in one Lathamus discolor isolate bLatDis1 chromosome 3, bLatDis1.hap1, whole genome shotgun sequence window:
- the DLX2 gene encoding homeobox protein DLX-2 — MTGVLESLVPDMHASQISASSYQHGGLHKPQESPTLPVSTATDSSYYNNQQHGAAGAPPYGPVGPYPYAGGGTAPYSAKAGYDLGYAGAYGSYGPYGSRTSPANNDSAEKEDCEPEIRIVNGKPKKVRKPRTIYSSFQLAALQRRFQKTQYLALPERAELAASLGLTQTQVKIWFQNRRSKFKKMWKSGEIPAEPPPRRSSSPPPPTSPPTWDFSPHPRTAGGTASPSPAAAFLGSYSWYPPAPGGPGHLPAAAPLQQPTQPPHHHGGSGIF, encoded by the exons atgACCGGGGTGCTGGAGAGCCTGGTGCCGGACATGCACGCCAGCCAGATCTCCGCCAGCAGCTACCAGCACGGTGGCTTGCACAAGCCGCAGGAGTCCCCCACGCTGCCCGTCTCCACGGCCACCGACAGCAGCTACTACAACAACCAGCAGCACGGGGCGGCGGGCGCGCCGCCCTACGGCCCGGTGGGCCCCTACCCCTACGCGGGCGGCGGCACCGCCCCTTACTCCGCCAAGGCCGGCTACGACCTGGGCTACGCGGGCGCCTACGGCTCTTACGGGCCCTACGGCAGCAGGACTTCTCCGGCCAACAATGACTCCG CAGAGAAGGAAGACTGCGAGCCAGAAATCAGGATCGTGAACGGGAAGCCGAAGAAAGTGAGGAAGCCCCGAACCATCTACTCCAGCTTCCAGCTGGCGGCTCTGCAGCGGCGCTTCCAGAAAACCCAGTACCTCGCCCTGCCAGAGAGAGCGGAGCTGGCGGCCTCCCTCGGCCTCACCCAGACCCAG GTGAAGATCTGGTTCCAGAACCGCCGCTCCAAGTTCAAGAAGATGTGGAAGAGCGGCGAGATCCCGGCGGAACCTCCCCCCCGCCGCAGCTCCTCGCCGCCTCCCCCCACCTCGCCTCCCACCTGGGACTTCTCTCCGCACCCGCGCACGGCGGGCGGCAccgccagccccagccccgccgcaGCTTTCCTCGGGAGCTACTCGTGGTACCCGCCGGCGCCTGGCGGCCCGGGGCACCTGCCGGCGGCCGCCCCTCTCCAGCAGCCGACGCAGCCTCCGCACCACCACGGCGGCAGCGGCATTTTCTAG